ATGAACATTGCACTCACGTACCAGAGTACTAAGACCAATTCATTAACCTAAGTCTACAAAGTTGAAGCAATTTACAACAACTCAGGTCGAAAGATCTGCAACTATATATAGATTGTGGGTGTAATTTCACCAGAGTATGTAACCCTTTTAGCATAGTTCATGTCCTAATCAAGAGCAAATATATGATAAGTTAtgatatttgttttaaattaaagtACTAATATTATTAGCTAGGAAGCAGACAGTAAATagaagaaatgaaaaatagcGAAGATCAATTATAGTAATTCACGAGTTACAACTGTTAATTAAGCATATATCCACATAAATTTGATTGTACATTTGTGAGGTCATATTACTAAACTACTAATTATCTATGATTGTCTATTTATGACATCTTAATTACTTATCGATGAATTGAGCAGGCTCGAAGACAACAGGGACCAGCAGTACCTATGGTGGAAGCCCCTTAAATCTCCCTCTTCAAATTGTTGGAGCCTTCTCTCATTTCATGGTTTCTATGCTGAAGTTTCTGAGTTTCATTTAGGAGTTCCAAAGAAGTAATGTATTTATGTAATGTCATGTTATGTTGTGAAGTGATTTTATATTATAGTGTATTGTGCATCCTTCTCAATTTGCCAGTTCTCTCTATATTCTACTGTCCTAGCAATGCAATGAACTCCAAAAGTTTGTGAACATTTGTAAAGTTTCAGTTTGACCTTCTGCTTTATATTCAAGAAGCACATTCACGAATTTACTGTCTGTAACTCATAAATATTGGTAGGAATTTAGGCATGCCGATAATTAGGAAATACTAGcacctaaaaaaaattaaaaaatagtctcgaaaagaagcaataaattttCTTCAGGAGAAAAAGAAGTGAATCATGGCTCAAGCTgtgaaaattaaatttaaattttaagaaAAAGGACCAATAAAAAGAGTTGTCCAAAGATGAAGATGTTATCATATAATTTACAGATTCCCTAGGTTTTCCCTTTCAATGCATAAATAAATTCACTTACGTGGCAAATATCACTTGAAAAGTTAATGAACTAAATTACAATTATATATCTTGAAGTGGAAAGACCAGCATATTTTTGAGATCTCCTAGCCCAAGTCTAATTTACTGTTTCCGCTAaaagtttgaagaaaattgtGGATAGAGTCAGAAGTTAGAAGCATGTGATAGATTTACACTTTGTTCTTGAAGGTCTTCGCCTTTGGGCAGAATCCTTAGGTTTTTCTATTACCACCAAACAAATCATGGTACAGAGTGTTGGCCTAAGTTGATCAGCCATATAACTAACCACTTGTCCTCTTCTACCTAGTAATTCCTAtataaaatatcaaaacgaatATCAACGTCTATCTGTGAAAACCTGTTTTCTTTAATGGTAGATAATACCAAAATATGTTCTTTGAGTACTCTTCGTGTCTTCCACCTCCTTTTTCCTATATAGACCAAGCGCACAGTTTTTCTCGATCAAGATTACGTGATCAACTTTTCCTAGATAGAAAACACTTTTCTCGTCATTTCTCCGAGGTTTCCTGAGTATCAAAGGAATGGCAAGTCAAAGGAATGAAAGGGGAGCAGTCTTGATTGTGTTGGCGATGATCTGGGCAGGAGTAACTGCTCAAGAAAGCGATGACTGCACGAACGTATTGGTCAGCATGGTACCTTGCATGACCTACATCACATGGAACTCCTCGCCGCAATTCTCAGGTTGCTGCACGCAGCTTAGCACTGTGGTTGATAAGAAACCAGAATGCTTGTGTCAGGTCCTCAATGGGGGTGACTCCAACATTAACCAAACATTAACCAGACTCAGGCTTCGGCCCTCACTACTGCTTGCAAAGTTCAGACTCCACCTGCTAGCCGCTGCAATGGTAAGAAGAAGCTTCATTCTAAAATCCCCGCATTTAACTTATTAACACACAAAGCATCAGAGGCAGATGCAAGGCATAGGTACCGGGTTCTACTGAACCCAGTCCTTAATTCTTGGCGCggagcataaatttatgtgtaaaaattcattaatatTGCAATGCATAgcaatatgaacccataactttaaaaatacaagGAGTTTAACGCTAAAATTTTTACAGATTGAACCCATAAAACTTAAACCTCTGAAGCATACAATCCTGACACTGCTCCCTAAGAACAGTTGGTCTCTCCTGCTGGACCACCAAATTCTCTATGCACTAGCTACGCtacgttttttttcttttttttaattctgcCACTACttcaagaaagtaaaattttggttttacaaaatGCTTGACATAATGCCATCAACTATGTTGACAGGACACGGTTCTAATTCAGTACCGCCATCACAAGGCGGTTCCAACGATGCAACTTCAACCAATATGGCAGCGCCTCTTTCTTTATGCTTTCTCTTTATTGCCTCTTATGCTTCAATTATCAACATGGCCTGACTATTGTTACCTGCCGTAGACTTCCAATGTATTTTATCTATTGTACTCTTGATGGTTAGCTAACCTGTCTGTTACGGAAGAGTGCTTTTACTTTTTAAACATTAGCTCATATCAGCAATCAGCTTTCTACCAGGCTAATTCGCCATTGTATTGCATATTCTTTCATCCAGCAATATTGCTAATAATATTCTATAATCTTTGGTGCGCATTAGTTGGATCCATTCAGGTGAATAGTCTACTGTTTAACTAATCTTTCGAGAATAAATAAATTGCaaacacccaaaaaaaaaagctTCACATTCaaagaaattaataaatttacAGAAAAAAACTAGCAAAATAATTTTTGTTGGCCTACAAGAAAGGTATGCCTACACAGGATTCACACATCTACAACAAAGGGTGTATATACCCCAATAGAAGACCTCGTCAAACCTACAAAGGAGGATATTCATCTGACGAAACTGTATTTCCATTATAGGCTCACAAGTCTAACAGAAGTCTTCACTGTCCAGTTTTGTAGGCCACTTGTCATCTAATTTCACCTGGTGCAACCAAGATCAAGATATCATGTTACTTGAAGCATTCTAGTGTTACAAAATATACTTAACCTTTAAATTGttgtactacaaaagaaaaacaaaaaaaataactaTGAAGCAGCTTAATTCTGCATTACTCTTAAACACAGGAAAAGTCCCACGAATTCCTGTAACAATCTACTTTTACAGATTAAACTTTGGCACTAATGTCACAACTCACTCCTCTGCGCTGGAACTAGCAGCAGAGTGACGTGACAGAATCTTTTTGTTGGTCATGACTAACAGGGGTAAAACGGTGGACGCAGACGAAAAGATGTCACATCTTATTCAATCTCTTATTGGAAATGGTAGGGGAAACAGGAAAATTAGACTTTCATGCTTCCTCCGTCACCTATAACCATGGTTATGACCAATTCTCCATATATGGGAGTCCCTATCCTTGCTGGACATTTACCATACTAACCAGAAACATAAACTACATTCCATGAAACATTTCcttcacaaaaaaataaaaaacgagAAGAGGAATTCCATCCATGTTTTATTCATGCAATAAATCAAATGAATTGCATCCTCACCGCCCTCACCCCTTTTTCTGATAAATATCCCTGGCCCAATCTTATCATCCACCAGGTAAGTTTTCCTTCACTTAAGTAGGCAAAAAGTAGCTTATTCCAAACTAAACCTACTACAGTTTAAACAAAACTTAAATGACAGTATTATGGCACTATCAGAACTCGCCAAATAAGCAAAGATTCATCTAAAGCCAGTAAAACTGATTCTTACTTGGTTCATATGTAAAAATGACATTTTTTTCAAGTGTATATTCTTTTAAAATGTTTGAGAATTTACAGGAAGTAGAGCATAAAACCACAAAGTACGCATTGAGGAGAGCTAAGAAAGAACATTTCACTTCACCCAAAATATCAGAGTAACTTGCAACAGAACCTCCAATTTCTGAATGAGAAATGGCATAAATCAAAGAAGAGAATAACTGGAGCTATAGCACCATGACTGTCCTTTTTTACCCCAGAAAAACAACAGTACTACTCATGGCAACAATGGGTGGAACGTACACGAACCTACTCACATACAGGCGGAGGAAAGGGAATATGCAAGTTTGACGAAAGAAAGCCATATTTCTACAGCTCTGACGTAATATTTATTATTCTCGCGACCTCAACCTTAAGATCTAGGCTAAGGCCTCAATAGCAGCATGTTCCCTCTCGGTGGTGCCAAATTGTAATAATTCATCAATCAAGTCTCACCCATTAAAGACCTAGAATGCAATGTAACAATAAAGTCAAAATGATGTCCAGGTGAGACCGCTCTTTTACATGCCGGAAACTACTACGGCCAATTCTCAATCCCAAACTAGTAAGCGTCTGACTACAGGAATCCTCTAAATCAATCATGCTCCATTAAAAAGTAACTCTTATATTTATCTCCGTTGATTAGGAAACAAGAATCGTTTCAGATGACAAAGAGGCCAATGATACATTTGGACCTGACTGAAATCAGCACATGCCGCAAGGTAAATATGGCTTACCAGAAATCAGATAGTTAATTTCCTACTGTATGGAAATGACTGAGAAAAAAATACAAAGTCCCAAACACCTTTAATTTGAAGATACTAATAATACACAGTCAGCTATTCAAAACCAGCATAACTATTTGAAAGAGTTTAATAGCATTTTAGAGCATCAAAACCTCCTTAGACTCAAACTGTCAACCTGATAAATATAACCACAATATTCAAAGGAAGCAAAATACCAAACATTTAGCTTCTCAAATTTGAAAAAATTAGGTTAATCAAGTTATTGTTGCAATAATAAAAAGAGAGCCATAAAAGGGAATGCAGCATATAGCAAGTTGTCTACCTAGAGCCTCAACATGCATCAATGTGAGCGAGACCTCATAAATTCTTCAAGTTTCTCCCACACCTCAAGTGCTGCAGCTCTGTCCTGGTGGCGTTTGTTTTTACTTATCTGCAAATTCAATTGGCAATATTGGTAAGACATAATAATGTTTgactataattatatatttttaatgcattacttATCTTGCATTTAGGTgttttaatgctaaactatactatatttgttcttaattgagtctattttatgtATAGGTACTTTGGAGATGAAATTGGGAGCGAACTAaagattttatgtgtattttatacactacaaaaatgatttatgattatttaattatgggACAATGATTGAAGTTGAGTATTATAAAAGAAGACAAAGAAAGACAATTGacaaaagaatttgaaaagtaagaAACGAGAAAGGAGAAAGGAGAAAGAAGTTAGGCAGCAACTTGGTAAGTGAAGCAGCAGCAGCCGACGCCAGGGTACAAGCTCGCGTTAGAGCAGGCGAAGCAAGACCATTTCCTGGCGTTTTGCCTCGCGACGCGAGGGGTGCAGCAAGGTTCGCCGCGCGTTTTGCCTCGCGACGCGCGGTCTGTCGCGAGGGTGTTCCGGATTTCATGCCTATTTTGTCTCctatttggttttggacttggttatttcgtctaggccttttccctacacatataaatagtcattaaacaccacTTTTGAGGAGAGActgggattcgacctaaggaggcaagaacatactaagagcaaggcggggaattcttctacgagtttttcacttccttcttcctatttccattatcGGTTATGAATTCTAggattgtagttatgcatactattatgaatagctaatttgttatctagagttttgagtagaaccttttgtaggataaattcttgttatgtttttatataattgagccgttggatttctctacttgttcaactacgtgtttattgttgttgattgaatggccatcaattgactatgcctatttagtatgtattgcttggaaaagggtacatatttaggtagttgttgaacaacatcactcctgaCATATGTGAGGaactttaaaggtgggattaggaataacgaaaccttggtgcgatcttagtGAACAGTGAATTAGTGTCAGCTAGCAtagttcggaagaatatgtctagtaaattgtggtagttgctcggaagagaattatgacacccgaagtactcacgatcggtagagaatacttaggtgaAATTATAGAaggcatagcgggaaggattccgacaattggacaaatcataactctagacctctttaatcttgtcttcaacccttagtatctttagttgttaattttctattttaatttgttagttaattagttatacATAAgtatcttaatatttataacttaggaattgttcaagcttgtcttcttggcaatattgaacatctgcagctaagccttagttctctgtgggattcgactccgaacttgtaaaccggattatatttgcagcgagcGCTTAGTCCTTTTTTTAAggtatagttgggcgtgatcacatAACAACCATACAAAATAAAAGGCAAATTGTCGTCATAGCATATAATTGACAGTTTTAAGGATAAGGACTAAATGAACAATCATTAATGTGCTAACCGAAATAATCTTGACATTCCACTGCTTTGCGGTCTTCGCTGACTCCACGCTATCATCCTCAAAACGCAAGAAAAATCCTACAACTGCAATAAAGGGCAGGAAATGGATATTGCATTAAGTATAAAATTTAACTTTAGATTCTAAGCGAAAATTAACCCCAAAACAATCGCTACTTTTTAGTCTTACTATTCTGATCCATTTCAGAACTACTGTTGCAAGAATCTATCATCATTTCGCAAACAATTTGGCAATAATTCAGCTGCACATAATCATTCAAAACTTACTCTTGTTAAAGATCTCAACATGATTCTTAAAGGGCCAATCTTTGAACTGCCATTCTTTCCCCAACACGAAAACAGCCACCACACGATCCCAATCCTCCGCCTTCAATGCAGAAGGCTTATCCCTCACCTCATAGGCCGTAACTACCCTATCCCTACTAAACTTCTTCTGCACCGTTATACAATCAGGTTTCGTCCCCTTCATCTGCTTCAATTTCACATCAGTTGGTATAAAGAACCCATCCTCCAAAAACTCCTTCACATTATAAATAGTAATCAAAGTCGAAAACGCACTGGGAACCAAAATAATCGGCACACCCTCCCCTATCTTGCTTCCCTTCAAATGCATTTTCGCCTTCGGCCCACCATCATACCCTAATTCATCACCACCGCCAAAACCCCCTCTCTCTATCCGATTCTTCGCTACCAAACCGTATTTCCTCTGCAAAGACTCTGCCCGCTGCCGCTCCTCATCTCTACGCAACGCTGCCGTAAAAACACTGTAAAAATCCCGGTTCTTacacatcaaaatcgactcccTATCCTTCAAAGGCTTCTCTACAGCTCTAATCAGCTCAATCGGGTTTCGATTTTCCAAAACCCTAACATCCGTTAAAAAATTCTCATCGTTACCAAGActagcagcagaaacagaaacaGGAACCGTAGTTTCATTGGGCTGAGGGAATTTGAGGAATTCAATGGAGTCGGACGAGGCAGTTTTCCCGGTGAGATAATCGAGGAGGGGTTTACGATCAGGGAGAGTGACAGCGGGGATACGAAGGGAGCGTGATTGCTGGATGTAATCAGTGTGTTTGAGGTGGTGATTGGTGATGAAGTTGATTAGGGTTTCGAGAGTGTAGCGATTCGCTTGCACGTGCTTAGAGCGGTAAGCGGTTTCAATGGTGCAGGGGAAAGAGTAGTCGTTGCCGAAACGGTAGTCATCGCCGATGCGGACGATTTTATGGAGCTCGTTTCGGATCGTGTACTCCCGGAGGAGGGTTAGGGGATCCATGGGAGTGATTGTCAAGTTTTGTTTCACTGTTGGACTGAACTTACGAGGCTTATTAGCGTGTGTCCACTGTTGAACATGTTCTGTTGTTCAAAGCTGACGAGCTAAGAACATGTGGCCAAATtagagccccccccccccccccccccccacaagtaGAATTTTTAATGacgaaaaaaaaaaggaaaaaaagtaatTCCTCCTctccactttaattaatttttagttattttcacacatattaagaatTCATATTTTAACAataaattgaccatattaatcttaatttttcattaaaaattcaACAAATACTCCTAGGCTCTTTACTCTAAgggcaactttgaaaaaaaaaattaattccttctttatatttgaaaaaattaaatattatgaaccataaaaaaagtttaaaaaatcaattaaagtggacaAGATGAATTAGATTTGAATTGGCTTTCTGAATTACTATATACTTCCACGTGACAATATGGGTAAAATTAAATGTCTTTAGGTATTAAGGTCTACGAGCGGTATTATCATTTCACTGAATGTATTAGTGAAAAATAGACTCGCCACGTGGATCTATGAAATGGTTACACGTGTCAGCAAAGTTTggagaaaagtgaaaaatgacatGTAAAGATGATATGTGAAACACCCTCGGGACCGAACATACTCGTACCGTGCCTGTTAGCCTCGGAATTGATCATCATAAAATAGTTTGGATCAGGTACGGGAGAATATCTTGTAACTACAAATGAGGAAAGAATCAATTAATCCCGAATTATATGGGATTTACCATCATTACACCATCAGTTACAAATCAATTATGTAACGtacaataaatgcaataaatgattgtaacggtcagaacaaggcaatcaattacaagattgactcaacaggcacgagattgactcaacaggtacGGGATTGACATCAATTACGGAATTCCAGCATTTACACAGCTGAtacaagtcttccaaaagtaatagatggattgagtaaatgctcataatggaccCATAATTCAAAGAGAAtagttacttagatttagccctataaatagacATACTTTTACCACCATCAGGGGAATCTAATTTTCTTATCTACAATTCTATACATTGTAATTTATAGCATATTGCTCCCAAGTTAGTCATAGTTCGGCCCTTCAAGCTTTGTTCGACTCAttatcctatcaaggatcattcaataaaaaaaaatttcttctttgctttatttttattatattatctgtcattgaatttattttttacttctCTATCACGTTGCATTAACAAAAATTTATATCTTTCGGATTGAATCGGTTGCTTGTGGGcccgtcatataaaattattgttttgaccttgaaaactattttttgggttaaacagtGAAGTACTCCAATTTTGAAATATCTGAAAAAAATGGATATATTATATTTGAGTTGTAGACACATTGATACTCTTGTCAACCTGAAGATTCAACTTGTTGCACGACAATGGAAGACTCTAACTGCTAACTAGCCCATGCCAATATGGAAAGATTGGTAGGCAAGCTCACCCCTCAAATATCACACCATCACACAAGGATatttatagcatgtttggccaagcttctaaaatcaacttattttgagaagtgatttttccaaaagtgcttttaaaaaaaagtacttttggtgataatcgatttgtgtttggctaattaatttgaaaacgCTTCTAAGTAGCAAACTGTTTAGCCAAACTTTTAAAGAGtgttttaagtgtatttttctcaaaagtgcttttcaaaactgctactgcttctccaaaactgcttttgcttctcctcaaaagtactttttttcttccaaaagcttgggcaaacacttcaactttgaaaaaaatatttttttttttttaaaaaaaaattgcttctAAGTTGGAGAAGCTCGGCCAAACAGGCTACTAATCTGATGCTAGGCATGGTTAGTCAATAGAATGAAGTAGTTCGCATTAAGATATATCAAGGGTTCTTTCAGGCAAGATATGTTATATGAGGacaaaaagaaaattacatattgTTGAGTACTCTTGTTTGACTGAAAAACGTTAAGTCTTTTCGTAAATTAATTAAATAGGAAGAGTTGAGGTAAATCCTAGCTAAAGATAATTTATCCTAGATTTGAGGTAGAAGATAAGACCAAACAAGCATAGCTAAGCATGAAATTTAACCATGGCAATAATTGAATCCCGTGATATGCAAAGAGGATGGCGATTCTTCATAATATtgaacaataatgaagaataCATAGATAAAGATGGTCACCAATCTTTAACAAGATTGACCTCCATACATTTGATGTGATGGGACTAACGTTGTATACTGAAGATCTGAGCTTCCGTACTTCTTTCTCTTTAACGAGGAGAGAGATGGAGATCCTTCCTCTCTGATAATATCTCTCTATGTGAGTTTGTTTTCAACCCCCTTTCTTCTTCTCACTTAAATTATATACTAGATATCCTCATTTACCCAACGGTCATTAGCCATAGTACCTAAGCTATTGGACTATATTACTGATTGATCCTCTGAAATGCCATAACATCCAATTCACCGTTCAAACATTCTGAATACACGACCTCGGCCTTAACCGAGGTGCTCGTCACTATAGCGTGGCATGAATACGACTTCAACCCAAATGATGCTATCATCCCTCTTCGTGTAAATTCTTGTTTGGTCAGATTTCGACCCATACAATTAGTCCCTCTACCTATTGAGGTTGTCTCTTGGCGAGCTCGATAGGCAGACTCAGTCGATTCGTGAGTTGTGAGAAATCTGAATACTTTGGGCGATGGGCGAGTACCTCATGGAGAGGTAATGATGTGACATTTTGAGAGCTGCATCAGATCGTTACGTCAGTTTAGAATGTCATTAAAACTGCTTACGTTTCCTATGCATTACATGTTTCCCGTGCCCTTTCCGTTTTCAAAAATGGCGGCGTTTTGTTTTCCCGCTCAAGATACTTATATCCTTATAAATAGGGGAAAATCTTGCATTCGAATGCTATATTTCCCAATTGCTCAAGAGAGACTTTCAcagttttcttcttctccttcagtTTCTCACATTTCCCTTTCTGTTAAAAATTCTTGTGGCCtccacctttttcttttattatccCCGATTTTTGCAACCAAAGAAGAGATGGCTAGTGTATCTTCCAACCCTGATAGAGCCATTGGTGCTCCGAACCTGGAAAATGATATACCCCTACTCGAAGAGGGAGTGGATCTGGCGGAGGACGAGGGTTTTCCGACGGTAGATGAGGTGATTTCCTACCCAGAGAAGGCGAGGATTGACTTCAATAGCCTTGTTGAGGTGAGCCGGAACCTATTTTTTCTTTGGTGGATGTTGCAGCAATCACGACGTTCAAAGCCAAATGGGGGATCCCTGATCATATTGAACTGGTTCCGGTGGATCAAGATATAGTGCATATACACCGTCTGGGCTACTACACATTTTATCCGTATCCATTTATCATCAGATACATGTTTCCCCTTCCTTCCTTGGCAGTGGACTTCTGCTGCTTCTATGAGGTGTGTCCGACTCAACTCTCACCGTACGTATACAAGCTCTTCCTTATGCTCATCAAGTACACGGAGATGGCCGATTGAGGAATTTCTTTACAATGCATGTTTCACCTCTTTGTCCCCCATTTTCATAGGGGCACGTTGATTCACAGGCGTCACCGAGGAACCAAgggtttggtggtgaagatggatgacaaggCAAATTGCCGCTTTTGGGAGAACTTCTTCTACGCTCGAACAGAGCACGTGGTATCGAACCCGACGGGGTTTCCTGAGACGTGGAATTTCGCCTGTATGTCTTCCTTTATTTTTACCTTATACATTTTTTCTTAAGATGGTTGTTGGTCGTCTCCCTTTAATGACCTCATCgagtgtttgtttttgttttttctgcAGCCGAGAGAGTACCTCATCTACTAGTTGCTAATATTCGCGAGTGGGTGAGCTCGATCCCTCCCCACATGATCGGAATTTGCGAATGGGCACCTTTCCATGAGAGGTTTGGGCGCAAGCCTTCCGCTAGTGAGTCGGCTCGTTTCAGTCTTAGTTGCTTTGTCCTTTGCTCTATATCTTCTTTTACCTTATATCTTTGTTTGGTCGAATCTCTTCTTATTGGCAGGTCGACGAGGAGTGAGAAAGGCGAGGGCTCCTACGCTAGCCTTCAGCTAGCCGGCTTCCTCTGTCCGGCCCGTTCCAATGGCAACTGTGGATGAGGGCATCCAAAGTTTGGTTACTCGGCGGACCACGTCTGCGACTGAACTTGTTTGTTCGGAGGTTGCTCCTTGGTCGGACACTCCGGTTCCTACAATCTGTTCAACGGACGAACCTTCTCGTAACAGTGGTGAAGAGGCACCGTTAAAGAGGCGGAGGTTGTCATAGGGGGTATCTTTGGTTGAAACATCCTCGGGGGCAACCCTACTTTGGTGGTATCTGAAGTTGGCGGTGATACTGGCCTGGGTGTAGAGGCGACGCTAGTTATGGTCGTGGAAAAGGCTGCCATGGCAGGGGGCCAGAGTTCGGAGATGTGATTGTTCTGAGCGGTCCATCATCGACTCGGCAGGGTCGCGCTCCTTCTTCGGCTAATGAGAGGTTGAAGGGCGTGGTGGTAGATGATTACAAATCCGATTCCGACATTGATCCTGAGTATATGAAGATGTTAGAGAAAGGTTTTACCAAGGTTGATGTGAGGGCGTAAGGTCCTTCTTGTGTGCTCAAAATTCCATTAGACTTTAACTTGTTGGAGGACACGGTGGACTTGGTGCCCCAATTTGACCTTCTGTGCTTTGCCGCCGAAAGCAGGTCTCTTTGAGAGATTAGTGATTACAATCTGTCACACGACGTGGCCGAGATGGCCTTGAGGGTGAGTTTCCCTTTGATATTATCGTTGTTTTGTGCCATTTGCTTCCGCTAattattcttctttcttttagaCTTACATGCTGGAGACCGAGAGTGCTCGTCGGGCTGAGACGCGGGCCGATGTCTTTCTAAAAATGGCTACCAAGTATCGTCGATATCGCGACAGGTGCCGTGAGATGCACGCGTGGCTTAGGATGGGTGGTAACGCTCAATCCCTTAGGGAGGAATTGGAGAAGAGGGATGAGGATATGATTTGGTCTATCTGCAGATATAGCGAGCTTGTTGGGCTGCTTAGGGCCAAAGATGAGGAGCTCGAATTGGGCAAAGGGGCTGTGGCAGAATGTGAGGACCTTTAGGCGAAGGTTTTATCTTTGCGAGCTGAGCTTGAGCAGAATGCCACTAGAGTTGGCGATCTGAGTGCAGAGTGGACATAAAAAGGTAACTAAGCTGGAAAGGAAGGTGGCCGAGTTGGAGAGGGCCGAAAGAGCCCAGGTGGTTGCTTTGGCGAGGGTAGCGGTGCTGGAAGACACTATCCGCATCCTCAGGTCTAAGCGGGAAGCCGAGAGGGTGATGGCTACACTGAAAGAGGCAAGGCTTGAGGAGCGAATCCGTGAGCTCGAGCGGGATGCCTCAAACCTGGGAGACCAAGTCGTGGCTCTCAAGGCCAAGAATGCTCAGCTGTTGGCTTAGGGTCCTCCTCAAGAATCTACCTCTGCTGCTGTCCCCCGCCATTTGTACGAGCTATGGGTCTATCCTGAGGCCCAGCAAGATATATATAAGGGTTTGTGGGAGGTGGGGAGCGTTCCTGAGGTCGCTTTTAAAGATGTTTGAGTTAAGGCACGCGAGGCTCATCTCACCTGCGACTATGACCCTACGACAGCGGAGGCCGGTGAGGGTGCCGAG
Above is a window of Nicotiana tabacum cultivar K326 chromosome 8, ASM71507v2, whole genome shotgun sequence DNA encoding:
- the LOC107821119 gene encoding protein CDC73 homolog, producing MDPLTLLREYTIRNELHKIVRIGDDYRFGNDYSFPCTIETAYRSKHVQANRYTLETLINFITNHHLKHTDYIQQSRSLRIPAVTLPDRKPLLDYLTGKTASSDSIEFLKFPQPNETTVPVSVSAASLGNDENFLTDVRVLENRNPIELIRAVEKPLKDRESILMCKNRDFYSVFTAALRRDEERQRAESLQRKYGLVAKNRIERGGFGGGDELGYDGGPKAKMHLKGSKIGEGVPIILVPSAFSTLITIYNVKEFLEDGFFIPTDVKLKQMKGTKPDCITVQKKFSRDRVVTAYEVRDKPSALKAEDWDRVVAVFVLGKEWQFKDWPFKNHVEIFNKIVGFFLRFEDDSVESAKTAKQWNVKIISISKNKRHQDRAAALEVWEKLEEFMRSRSH